A part of Heliangelus exortis chromosome 3, bHelExo1.hap1, whole genome shotgun sequence genomic DNA contains:
- the CNRIP1 gene encoding CB1 cannabinoid receptor-interacting protein 1 produces MGDIPTLVKISVSLKIQPNDGAVYFKVDGNRFGQNRTIKLLTGAKYKIEVALRPGTVQATTMGIGGVSVPLEEISRDAQMVSYMGIYDTEGVPHTKSGERQPIQVNMQFNDIGLFETVWQVKFYNYHKRDHCQWGNSFGSIEYECKPNETRSLMWINKETFR; encoded by the exons ATGGGCGACATCCCCACCCTCGTGAAAATCAGCGTCTCCCTCAAAATCCAGCCCAACGACGGGGCGGTGTATTTCAAGGTGGACGGGAACCGCTTCGGCCAGAACCGCACCATAAAGCTGCTGACAGGAGCGAAGTACAAGATCGAGGTGGCCCTTCGGCCCGGCACCGTCCAAGCCAC GACAATGGGCATCGGGGGCGTCAGTGTCCCACTGGAAGAGATATCAAGGGATGCACAGATGGTCTCTTACATGGGGATCTATGACACAGAAGGAGTGCCCCATACCAAGAGTGGAGAGAGACAGCCCATCCAGGTCAATATGCAG TTTAACGACATTGGCCTTTTTGAAACAGTCTGGCAAGTCAAATTCTACAACTACCACAAACGGGATCATTGCCAATGGGGAAACAGTTTTGGTAGTATTGAATATGAATGCAAACCAAATGAAACTCGCAGTCTCATGTGGATCAATAAAGAGACCTTCCGCTGA